CATCGACCGGCAGCCCCATATGGCCCATCGGGACGGCCTGTGCGTAGGCGTCCTTTTCCGTCTGTGGGTCGTTGGCGTGCCGCTCGGTGGGGATCCAGCCGGGGGCCACATGGTTGACCGTGATTTGCCAGGGAGCCAATTCCAGGGCCCAGCTACGCGTCAGCCCGAGTTGGGCTCCCTTGGCCGAAACGTAATTGGAGAACTTAGGCACGCCGCGCTCGAAAACTTCGGAGCCGATATTGATGATCCGCCCCGAGCGTCGCGATTTCATTTCGCCCACGACCTGCTGGACCAACAGCATCGGGCTCTTCACGAAAAACTCGAGCTGATCGAGGCATGCTTCCCAGGTCAGCTCCTCGATCGGAATGAAGGGCTGTGGCCCTGTCGCGTTGATCACCAGAATGTCGATGGGTCCG
The window above is part of the Pirellulales bacterium genome. Proteins encoded here:
- a CDS encoding SDR family oxidoreductase, with amino-acid sequence MTVSLQGRVALVTGASRGLGAEIAKKLAERGAQVGVNYFASPAKTERLVEAIREAGGTAEGWQADVRDPEQVAWLCAQVKQKFGPIDILVINATGPQPFIPIEELTWEACLDQLEFFVKSPMLLVQQVVGEMKSRRSGRIINIGSEVFERGVPKFSNYVSAKGAQLGLTRSWALELAPWQITVNHVAPGWIPTERHANDPQTEKDAYAQAVPMGHMGLPVDVAEAVAFLASDAAGFITGQKISVNGGNTLE